Proteins encoded together in one bacterium window:
- the nikC gene encoding nickel transporter permease, with translation MLSSTRVSATKPSAGHGTTYLRRSFRLLARIPSAWIGTVIVALLAAVALAGPAAAPYDPFHISAADKLRPPSPVHPFGTDDLGRDLLSRVLTGARISLAVGVVVLILAMVVGVGLGLIAGYWGGWMDEILMRTTDVFLAFPRLVLAIAIAATLGPGLSNSVVAIALSWWPWYTRLVRGQLLSLREQEYVLAAVSLGAGRPRILLQHLLPNVGTTVVIQASIDIGFAILATASLSFIGLGAQPPTPEWGALIAQARSYMVDAWWYPTFPGLAIFLAVLGFNLLGNAIRDAFDPRLRSVA, from the coding sequence ATGCTGTCGTCGACCCGCGTATCCGCTACTAAGCCCTCGGCGGGGCACGGCACGACCTACCTGCGCCGTTCCTTTCGCCTGCTCGCCCGCATCCCGTCGGCCTGGATCGGCACCGTGATCGTCGCGCTGCTGGCGGCGGTGGCGCTCGCCGGTCCCGCGGCGGCGCCGTATGACCCGTTCCACATCTCCGCCGCCGACAAGCTGCGCCCGCCGTCGCCGGTCCACCCGTTCGGCACGGACGACCTCGGCCGCGACCTGCTGAGCCGCGTGCTGACCGGCGCCCGCATCTCGCTCGCCGTCGGCGTGGTCGTGCTCATCCTCGCCATGGTCGTGGGGGTGGGCCTCGGTCTCATCGCGGGGTACTGGGGCGGTTGGATGGACGAGATTCTGATGCGGACGACCGACGTGTTCCTTGCCTTCCCGCGCCTCGTGCTGGCGATCGCCATCGCGGCGACGCTGGGCCCCGGCCTGTCCAACAGCGTGGTCGCGATCGCGCTGTCGTGGTGGCCGTGGTATACGCGGCTCGTGCGCGGACAATTGCTCTCTCTACGAGAGCAGGAGTACGTCCTGGCCGCCGTCTCGCTCGGCGCCGGCCGGCCCCGTATCCTCCTGCAGCACCTGCTTCCGAACGTCGGGACCACGGTCGTGATCCAGGCGTCGATCGACATCGGCTTCGCGATCCTGGCGACCGCGAGCCTCAGTTTTATCGGCCTCGGCGCGCAGCCGCCCACCCCGGAGTGGGGCGCCCTCATCGCGCAGGCGCGCAGCTACATGGTCGACGCCTGGTGGTACCCGACGTTTCCGGGGCTCGCGATTTTCCTGGCGGTCCTCGGCTTCAATCTCCTCGGGAACGCGATCCGCGACGCCTTCGACCCGCGTCTGCGGTCCGTGGCGTAG
- a CDS encoding ABC transporter permease: MAAYALRRLALIPPLLIGVSLLLFVLTHLVPADPAKLIAGEHAGPEAVAAVRHAFGLDLPLPQQYLIYVGKLARGNLGVSMLTNTPVLSDLLAYFPATIELTAAAMFLTVVLGVPLGIISAVKAGGPIDLVAQVLSVSGLSFPIFFFGILLQLVFVRALGWFPLSGRLAITAAPPAHVTGLYVVDSLLTGNLGDLWSAVRHLALPSLTLALTSLAPTVRITRSTMMEALSQDYIRTAWAKGLVSSRVFIHHGLRNALIPVITVLGLYTSGLLGGVFLVELIFDWPGVGLYSVNAITAFDYSAIMGTSLLLTLTFVLVNLGVDLLYAVVDPRIRY, translated from the coding sequence GTGGCCGCCTACGCGCTGAGAAGGCTCGCCCTGATCCCGCCCTTGCTGATCGGGGTGAGCCTTCTCCTTTTCGTGCTGACGCATCTCGTGCCGGCCGACCCGGCGAAGCTGATCGCCGGCGAGCACGCGGGCCCTGAGGCCGTCGCCGCCGTGCGGCACGCGTTTGGCCTGGACCTGCCGCTTCCCCAACAGTACCTCATCTACGTTGGGAAGCTGGCCCGCGGCAACCTCGGGGTGTCGATGCTCACCAACACCCCGGTCCTCAGCGATCTGCTCGCGTACTTCCCCGCCACGATCGAGTTGACGGCGGCGGCGATGTTTCTGACCGTCGTGCTCGGCGTGCCGCTCGGGATCATCTCCGCGGTCAAGGCCGGCGGCCCGATCGACCTCGTGGCGCAGGTGCTCAGCGTCAGCGGGCTGTCGTTCCCGATCTTCTTCTTCGGCATTCTGCTGCAGCTGGTCTTCGTACGGGCCCTCGGCTGGTTTCCGCTCTCCGGCCGGCTGGCGATCACCGCGGCGCCCCCGGCCCACGTCACCGGCCTGTACGTCGTGGACAGCCTGCTGACCGGCAACCTCGGCGACCTCTGGAGCGCCGTCCGACACCTCGCGCTGCCGAGCCTTACGCTCGCGCTCACCTCGCTCGCGCCGACGGTGCGCATCACCCGCTCGACGATGATGGAGGCACTGTCGCAGGACTACATCCGCACGGCGTGGGCGAAAGGCCTCGTGTCGTCGCGCGTCTTCATCCACCACGGCCTGCGCAACGCGCTCATCCCAGTGATCACGGTGCTCGGGCTCTACACGAGCGGCCTCCTCGGCGGGGTGTTCCTGGTGGAACTGATCTTCGACTGGCCGGGCGTCGGGCTGTACAGCGTGAACGCGATCACGGCGTTCGACTACTCCGCGATCATGGGGACGTCGCTGCTACTGACGCTCACCTTCGTGCTGGTCAATCTCGGCGTGGACCTCTTGTATGCTGTCGTCGACCCGCGTATCCGCTACTAA
- a CDS encoding ABC transporter substrate-binding protein, translated as MAQSGSRSGISRRSFLKAAGLGAAAVGSGAAGARELLRPTPAAAAGVGPTTLVVAQDTSVQTFDPNIVYDNTVRITRGVYEGLVTLKGGTAQIVPALATSWESTPDAKHWTFRLRSGVKFHDGTAFTSAAVKSTVERLIKINRGMGYAYKGVVDTIDTPNPLTVRFNLTGPDAAFLSKLAAISGALMVSPAAVAAHASGTDMGQGWLAANDAGTGPYRIASYDKGAGQVVLSAFPDYWGGWQGNHVRTVIYKITPEASTQRLMLERSDADILTVVAPDIIDALAKEPGIKVASFQTQRIFYIAMHCQRAPLNDMKIRQALSYAFDYESAKSLIFNGNLAPLYGPLPPSDPSHLSASDKPYKFDMAKAKQLLSESSKPNGGFTLSLFLFQGDPTFQKAAEILQNSLKTLNITLNIQSMTSSVLLEKAGKPETAPDLLPVRNYPDYADPSSMLDATFGRDGWGTAGWNFSFYANDKVESLMKQANQITDQGKRVALFRDAQKVVVQEAGAILIGTLVNRVPMRANVQGYSYNPWLGNTFDVYAISKT; from the coding sequence CCCGACCCCGGCGGCCGCCGCCGGCGTCGGCCCAACCACGCTCGTCGTGGCGCAGGACACCTCGGTGCAGACGTTCGATCCGAACATCGTCTACGACAACACGGTCCGGATCACGCGCGGCGTCTACGAAGGCTTGGTGACGCTCAAGGGCGGGACCGCGCAGATCGTGCCGGCCCTCGCGACCTCGTGGGAAAGCACGCCGGACGCCAAGCACTGGACGTTTCGGCTGCGGTCCGGCGTCAAGTTCCACGACGGGACGGCGTTCACGTCGGCGGCCGTCAAGAGCACGGTCGAGCGGCTGATCAAAATCAACCGCGGCATGGGCTACGCGTACAAGGGCGTCGTGGACACGATCGACACACCCAATCCGCTGACGGTGCGCTTTAACCTGACCGGCCCCGACGCCGCATTTCTGTCGAAGCTCGCGGCGATCTCCGGTGCCTTGATGGTTAGCCCGGCCGCGGTCGCCGCGCACGCCTCCGGAACCGACATGGGCCAGGGCTGGCTCGCCGCGAACGACGCGGGCACCGGCCCGTACCGCATCGCGAGCTACGACAAAGGCGCGGGGCAGGTCGTACTCTCGGCGTTCCCGGACTATTGGGGCGGCTGGCAGGGCAATCACGTGCGGACGGTGATCTACAAGATCACACCGGAGGCCTCGACGCAGCGCCTCATGCTCGAGCGGAGCGACGCCGACATCCTGACCGTCGTCGCGCCCGACATCATCGACGCGCTGGCCAAGGAGCCCGGCATCAAAGTGGCGTCGTTCCAGACCCAGCGCATCTTCTACATCGCGATGCACTGCCAGCGCGCGCCGCTCAACGACATGAAGATCCGGCAGGCGCTGTCGTACGCGTTCGACTATGAGAGCGCGAAGAGCCTGATCTTCAACGGCAACCTGGCGCCCCTGTACGGCCCGCTGCCGCCGAGCGACCCGTCGCATCTGTCGGCGTCCGACAAACCGTACAAGTTCGACATGGCGAAGGCCAAACAGCTGCTGAGCGAGTCGAGCAAGCCCAACGGCGGCTTCACGCTGAGCCTGTTCCTCTTCCAGGGCGATCCGACGTTCCAGAAGGCCGCGGAGATTCTCCAGAACTCGCTCAAGACGCTCAACATCACCCTCAACATCCAGTCCATGACGTCGTCGGTCCTGCTGGAGAAGGCCGGGAAGCCGGAGACCGCGCCGGACCTCCTACCGGTCCGCAACTATCCCGACTACGCCGACCCGTCGTCGATGCTCGACGCCACCTTCGGCCGGGACGGGTGGGGCACCGCGGGATGGAACTTCAGCTTTTACGCGAACGACAAGGTCGAATCGCTGATGAAGCAGGCCAATCAGATCACGGACCAAGGCAAGCGCGTCGCGCTGTTCCGCGACGCCCAAAAGGTCGTGGTCCAGGAGGCGGGGGCGATCCTGATCGGCACGCTCGTCAACCGCGTGCCGATGCGCGCGAACGTCCAAGGCTACAGCTACAACCCGTGGCTCGGCAACACGTTCGACGTGTACGCGATTTCGAAGACGTAG